A genome region from Streptomyces sp. NBC_01296 includes the following:
- the rplJ gene encoding 50S ribosomal protein L10, producing MPTPNKAASVAELKDAFQSSNAAVLTEYRGLTVAQLKTLRRSLGENAQYAVVKNTLTKIAANQAGITALDEHFAGPTAVAFITGDPVESAKSLRDFAKDNPNLIIKAGVLDGKALTADEIKKLADLESREVLLSKLAGAFKGKQSQAASLFQALPSKFVRTAEALRVKLAEQGGAE from the coding sequence ATGCCGACGCCCAACAAGGCTGCATCGGTAGCCGAGCTCAAGGACGCGTTCCAGAGCTCGAACGCCGCCGTGCTGACCGAGTACCGGGGTCTCACCGTCGCGCAGCTCAAGACGCTGCGTCGCTCCCTTGGTGAGAACGCCCAGTACGCCGTGGTGAAGAACACGCTGACCAAGATTGCGGCCAACCAGGCCGGGATCACCGCGCTGGACGAGCACTTTGCTGGTCCGACCGCGGTCGCCTTCATCACCGGTGACCCGGTGGAGTCGGCGAAGAGCCTGCGTGACTTCGCCAAGGACAACCCGAACCTCATCATCAAGGCGGGTGTCCTTGATGGTAAGGCGCTCACCGCCGATGAGATCAAGAAGCTTGCGGACCTCGAGTCCCGCGAGGTTCTGCTCAGCAAGCTGGCCGGCGCGTTCAAGGGCAAGCAGTCTCAGGCTGCCTCGCTCTTCCAGGCGCTGCCGTCGAAGTTCGTCCGCACCGCGGAAGCGCTTCGCGTCAAGCTCGCCGAGCAGGGCGGTGCCGAGTAA